One part of the Macrobrachium nipponense isolate FS-2020 chromosome 38, ASM1510439v2, whole genome shotgun sequence genome encodes these proteins:
- the LOC135209609 gene encoding proline-rich protein PRCC-like gives MALVAYSDDSDIGSDSEEVEQQVNGVQNDKNAKISPEKNDSDGHTAISPIASANVNSEQKSPSDSGLPSGIDDIVDEDENHYRDKPNILASIPEAVPIDSLQTAVGEVEDELTDVPTADKWLNKIKESRESNTAESSTKFSSGPPKKKAKAKVKFFVPALSEFAEDEEEEEPKEEPERKKVQPSNKGSGLFSFLPEPKHISVKETKRPLIPYVLTKPPPARKSPKPTQAKAKMAYDKKTEVVNDSDEEDTGPSDFFSLSEPSLDAVAAVPLPPIATTMPEVQTKSYGETAKPNYENQINHVPVESMTSEQQREESQYSFQPEDQSSEGPADIDQEAMIRLMGKRRGKGEEINFIDVSADDALLTRDEWMTKALSEEKPTHSYSKKKEGLPSQKQKQKHQITYLAHQAKERELELKNNWAQNRMTKMQTQAKYGF, from the exons ATGGCTTTGGTGGCATATAGCGATGACAGTGACATTGGAAGCGACTCAGAAGAAGTCGAACAACAAGTGAATGGtgttcaaaatgataaaaatgcaaaaatatctcCCGAAAAGAACGATAGTGATGGGCATACCGCAATATCTCCCATCGCCAGTGCAAATGTCAATTCAGAACAAAAATCACCTTCAGACTCTGGCTTACCCTCAGGGATAGACGATATCGTCGATGAGGATGAAAACCACTACAGAGATAAACCGAACATTTTAGCATCGATACCGGAAGCAGTGCCAATAGATTCATTGCAGACGGCCGTAGGTGAAGTGGAAGATGAGCTTACTGatgtccctacagctgataagtggctgaacaagataaaagaaagtaGAGAAAGCAACACGGCAGAATCAAGTACAAAGTTTTCCAGTGGGCCTCCCAAGAAGAAGGCGAAGGCTAAAGTGAAATTTTTCGTGCCAGCACTTTCAGAG tttgctgaagacgaagaggaagaggaaccAAAGGAGGAGCCTGAAAGAAAGAAAGTCCAACCGTCCAATAAAGGAAGtggtctcttttcttttcttccagaACCTAAGCACATTTCAGTTAAGGAAACAAAGCGTCCGCTCATACCTTATGTCCTGACCAAACCACCTCCTGCACGCAAGTCACCAAAACCAACTCAGGCAAAGGCAAAAATGGCATATGATAAAAAGACAGAGGTTGTTAATGACTCTGATGAAGAGGATACTGGACCATCAGATTTCTTTTCATTGTCTGAGCCATCATTGGATGCTGTTGCTGCTGTGCCATTACCACCCATCGCGACAACCATGCCAGAAGTGCAAACTAAGAGTTATGGTGAAACTGCTAAACCTAATTATGAAAATCAGATTAATCATGTGCCTGTAGAGTCGATGACCAGTGAGCAGCAACGAGAAGAATCTCAGTACTCATTCCAGCCTGAAGATCAGTCATCAGAAGGACCTGCAGATATTGATCAGGAGGCAATGATCAGGCTAATGGGAAAGCGAAGAGGAAAGGGTGAAGAAATAAATTTCATTGATGTCAGTGCAGATGATGCATTATTGACGCGTGACGAGTGGATGACAAAAGCCCTTTCAGAAGAGAAACCAACTCATAGTTATAGCAAGAAAAAGGAAGGATTGCCTTCACAAAAGCAAAAGCAGAAACACCAGATCACATATCTTGCCCATCAAGCAAAGGAGAGAGAGCTGGAACTCAAAAACAATTGGGCTCAGAATCGGATGACAAAAATGCAGACTCAGGCAAAATATGGGTTTTAA